ATCCATACCGAGACCCTGGTCCAGCTGGAGCAGGAGCAGGGCCTGCGGGTGATCCCGACCGCGCGCGCTGCCCGCCTGACCATGGACCGGGAGGGCATCCGCCGCCTGGCCGCCGAGACCCTGGGCCTGCCGACCTCGCCGTACCGCTTCGTCGATACCGAAGCCGAATACCGCGCCGCCGTGGCTGCCATCGGCCTGCCGTGCGTGGTCAAGCCGGTGATGTCGTCCTCGGGCAAGGGCCAGAGCACCCTGCGCAGCGAGGCGGACATCGCCCCGGCCTGGGAGTACGCGCAGACCGGTGGCCGCGCCGGTGCCGGTCGCTGCATCGTCGAAGGCTTCATCGACTTCGATTACGAGATCACCCTGCTGACCGTGCGCCATGCCGGCGACACCTCGTTCTGTGCGCCGATCGGCCATCTGCAGAAGGACGGCGATTACCGCGAAAGCTGGCAGCCGCAGCCGATGTCGAGCAAGGCGCTGGCGCGTGCCGAAGAGATCTCGCGTGCGATCACCGATGACCTCGGTGGCTGGGGCCTGTTCGGCGTCGAGCTGTTCGTGAAGGGCGACGAAGTGTGGTTCAGCGAAGTGTCGCCACGCCCGCACGACACCGGCCTGGTGACGCTTGTTTCGCAGGAACTGAGCGAGTTCGCGCTGCACGCGCGCGCCATCCTCGGCCTGCCGATCCCGGTGATCCGCCAGAGTGGCCCGTCGGCATCGTGTGCACTGCTGGCACACGGCGAAGGCGTGCCGTACTTCAACAACGTCGCCGCCGCGCTGCAGGTGCCGGACACCGCCGTGCGCCTGTTCGGCAAGCCCAGCGTGCATGGCCATCGCCGCGTCGGCGTGACCCTGGCGCGCGCGGAAACCATCGACGAAGCGCGTTCGATCGCACGTGATGCCGCCGACGCGATCGGCGTCGAACTGCGCCCGTAAAACGGTAGCGCCGGGCCATGCCCGGCGACCCCATTTCGGTGGGTACCGACCGTTGGTCGGTACTCGTTATCCCGGTAGGTACCGACCGTTGGTCGGTACTCTCTCCGTGTAGTCGACTAACAGTCGACTCTACCCAGTCGACTCTACCGCACGTCCACCCACACCAGGTGGTGGTCGCTACCGTCGGCGATCTTCGCTTCCGGGCTTTCATTGGCCGGCCAGAAGATGCCGCTGCCGACGTACTCGAAACCGGTCGAAGGCAGCACGTAGTCCAGGCGCATGGTGCCGGACTTCGGGCCGAAATCGCCGGTGGCGTGGAACGGTGCGCCCTTGCGCTCGATGCCCTTGGCCGCGTAGGCCAGGCTGGTCTGCTCGCCACCGATGCTGCGCGGGGTGGGGTAGCGCAGCACACGGGCGTTCTCGATCAGTTCGACGATCGCCTCATGGCGGCCATCGCCGTCGACCGGGTCGTTGTTGAGGTCGCCGAGGATCACGAAGCGTGCGTCCTGCGCCAGGCCGCCGCACTGGCCCTTGTCGTCGCACAGCCACGGCTTGT
This portion of the Stenotrophomonas sp. WZN-1 genome encodes:
- the purT gene encoding formate-dependent phosphoribosylglycinamide formyltransferase, whose product is MAKLGTPLSPSATRVLLLGSGELGKEVAIELQRLGVEVIAADRYADAPAMQVAHRSHVIDMLDAMALRALIAQEQPHLVVPEIEAIHTETLVQLEQEQGLRVIPTARAARLTMDREGIRRLAAETLGLPTSPYRFVDTEAEYRAAVAAIGLPCVVKPVMSSSGKGQSTLRSEADIAPAWEYAQTGGRAGAGRCIVEGFIDFDYEITLLTVRHAGDTSFCAPIGHLQKDGDYRESWQPQPMSSKALARAEEISRAITDDLGGWGLFGVELFVKGDEVWFSEVSPRPHDTGLVTLVSQELSEFALHARAILGLPIPVIRQSGPSASCALLAHGEGVPYFNNVAAALQVPDTAVRLFGKPSVHGHRRVGVTLARAETIDEARSIARDAADAIGVELRP